The sequence TGACAACGCTCCACATGCGACCACGACGATATCGCCCGTGTAGCGCTCCTCCCTGTCCGGGCGTTGAACGCATACGCCCGTTACCGTTCGTCCAGACGGATCAGTTTCAAGCCGGCTCACGTACGCTTTCGTTTTCAGTGTGAGATTGGGATAAGCCGCCAGCGCCGGGTCGACGCACATTACCTGCGCGTCCGCTTTGCCGTTGAGCAGACAGGGGAAACCGTCAAAGGCGTCGCAACGGATACACGTGCTCGTCGGCGTGACATTGCCGTTTTGTTCATCGAGAAGGATGCCGAGTGGCAGGTGAAACGGATGAAGGCCCGCCTTGAGCAACGCGTCGTTGAGTGCCTGGATCGCCGGCTCATGGGATACCGCCGGATAGGGGTACGGGGTACTGGCGACCGGTTCACAAGGATCTTCGCCACGTTGCCCGTGGACGTGGAACAGGCGTTCCGCCTCGGCATAATACGGTTCGAAGTCGGCGTATTTCAACGGCCACGCAGGGGATATCCCGTCCTTATGCTGGAGTTGTTCGAAATCGCGCTCGCGAAGCCTGAAGAGCGCCGCCCCATATACCTTCGAATTCCCGCCTACGTAGTAGTGCAATCCGGGATGAAAACTGCTGCCATCGGCGCCATACCAGGTCTCACGAGTCTGATACCTGCCATCAACGAACACTGTTTTCGAGTCCCAGTTCGCGGGTTCGCGCTTCAGGTAGTCGCCGCGCTCGAGCAGCAGGATCTGTTTGCCGGTCGAAGCCAGTTTATGGGCGAGCGAAGCACCGCCTGGTCCGCTCCCGATCACAATGACATCGTAGTGACTCATCTTTTTCCTCGACAGAATGTGCAGGACTGCAGTGGACGGGTAGGGGCGATGACGCCCGCAGCGCCCGTTGGCGCGCACAAACCGGTCCTGTAAGTGTCACGTAATTCGTGATGGGGTGGTCGGCGGGCCCTTCATTAACTGGCTTATTCGGCCACTAAAGCGGCTGCGCGGTCGCATTTATCGACATGTTGCGGACCCAGGCTTGGTGCTGAGCGCTTGAACGACGAATACAGCGATCCCGTTTTCGCGCAACAGGTCGCGGGCAAGCGGCAGTTGGGGATTGCAACAGCGCTCGTGCAGTCCGCGCCGATTGTGGGTGGGATGCTCGCCACAGCGATCGCAGGAACTATCGCGCGCGCCCGGTATCGCATGCGTTTTTCTGCCGGACTGCACAGCCGTGCTTTTCCAGAACGCACTCGGACTTTCTGCGTGTGACTTTGCGCGACGAGCGTCTCTTTCGGACACTGGAGCGGCCGTTCAGTGCTACGTCGCAACGTCCCGTCCTGGTCGGGTTGAGGCGGTGCCAACGGGCAATTTGCTCGCCGGAAACGGGCCATTGAGCGGGGACCGACTAGACCTCTGCTATTCAAATTGAACAGCGACCTCGAACGACGGCTCGTGGCCGGGTACAGCCCGTTGCAAGTCTTCTTCCGGTTCGTGGACCATCAGCGCTTTTCAGTCAGTCCGCTTGAATGTCGCCTTGCTTTATGCCTCCCAGGAATGACTGTTATCGACGGCACCTGCCTTCTTCCAAAAGGCGCTGACCTTCATCATTTGCTCACCGTCAACCGACAGGAGCAAAACGATGAGCAACTTCCAGAAGTACACGATCGATAACGCACCGGCTGCCTCGAAGGCCAGCCTCGAAGACACGAAACGTGCCTTTGGCTTCGTCCCCAATCTTCAGGCGCATATGGCGGAATCGTCCGCGCTGCTCGCCGGCTATTCGGCGCTGTGGGATCTGTTCTCGAAGAGCACGCTGACACCGCACGAACAGCAGGTGGTCTACCTGACCTCGAACTTCGAGAACAACTGCCACTATTGCATGGCCGGTCACAGCACGCTCGCAAAGATGATCAAGATGGATGCAGGTGTGATCGCAGCGCTGCGCGCCGGCACGCCGCTGCCCGATGCAAAGCTCGAAGCGCTGCATCGATTCACGACGCTCGTGGTGCGTGAACGGGGCTTCGTTCCCGACGCCGAAGTCGACGCTTTCCTCGCCGCTGGCTACACCCGTCAGAACGTGCTTGAAGTGATCCTGGGCGTGGCCACCAAGGTGATGAGCAACTACACCAACCACATCGTCCACACCGAACTCGACGCCTTCATGGCCGGTAACGAGTGGACCAAACCTGTCGCCGTCACCGCCTGATCCATTCTCGGGAGCCGAGTGGCTCCGTCCAATCTGCTGCCAGCCTTATCGAGGAACTGAAATGTCCACGTTCGACCACTATAAAAACGCCTACCCTAACGCGACGCTGACCCGCACGCCGGACGGTGTGCTCGAAGTCCGGTTTCATACTGATGGAAAGAAGCTTGTCTTCAATGGACATACGCATGAACAGTTCACCGACATGTTTCATCAGATCGGC is a genomic window of Paraburkholderia sp. PREW-6R containing:
- a CDS encoding GMC family oxidoreductase → MSHYDVIVIGSGPGGASLAHKLASTGKQILLLERGDYLKREPANWDSKTVFVDGRYQTRETWYGADGSSFHPGLHYYVGGNSKVYGAALFRLRERDFEQLQHKDGISPAWPLKYADFEPYYAEAERLFHVHGQRGEDPCEPVASTPYPYPAVSHEPAIQALNDALLKAGLHPFHLPLGILLDEQNGNVTPTSTCIRCDAFDGFPCLLNGKADAQVMCVDPALAAYPNLTLKTKAYVSRLETDPSGRTVTGVCVQRPDREERYTGDIVVVACGALSSALLLLRSGSDRHPGGLANGSDQVGRNYMRHNQSILMALMREPNDTVFQKTLAISDFYFGADDWEYPLGLIQMCATSHADQIRGEALPGWLEWLPEMPFESMARHSMDFWLSTEDLPRPDNRIRYDGQRVVLDIREGNMEAHHRLKKKLEALLADAGAHAKMMERNLYLGKNIPIGGTAHQAGTLRFGTNPATSVLDVNCKAHEVDNLYVTDASFFPSIGAVNPTLTIIANALRVADRIGERLGVKPAAA
- a CDS encoding carboxymuconolactone decarboxylase family protein, producing the protein MSNFQKYTIDNAPAASKASLEDTKRAFGFVPNLQAHMAESSALLAGYSALWDLFSKSTLTPHEQQVVYLTSNFENNCHYCMAGHSTLAKMIKMDAGVIAALRAGTPLPDAKLEALHRFTTLVVRERGFVPDAEVDAFLAAGYTRQNVLEVILGVATKVMSNYTNHIVHTELDAFMAGNEWTKPVAVTA